From the genome of Candidatus Electrothrix communis, one region includes:
- a CDS encoding TAXI family TRAP transporter solute-binding subunit, translated as MTTFHPRKATSLFTVIMCLFTFSLVQSAELSIGTGGKKGTYFQIGSDISKLAKQHGLELEVQESKGSLDNISKIHESNYKHIGIVQSDTLEYLQSSNDHRLRTKAEHIKMIIPLYNEEVHILAHNSIRTLSGLNGKKISIGSEKSGTAMTASLLLKKSKVTPSEIIYTGAEQGLSALRSKKIDAMVYVSGYPVSLFSQIVAADKLHLVPIEGRPIKGSYIMSCIPAGTYTWQDNIVPTIAVKAVLAGYDYDEKQQHSRDVCEIGKIIHTNIDWLKKNGHSKWSNVRLNDSLAGWEKNGCIHDAVQR; from the coding sequence ATGACAACATTTCACCCCCGTAAAGCCACCTCTCTATTTACAGTTATCATGTGCTTATTCACCTTCTCCTTGGTTCAGTCCGCTGAATTGAGCATCGGGACAGGCGGGAAAAAAGGAACCTATTTTCAAATAGGTTCTGATATTTCCAAGTTGGCGAAACAACATGGACTTGAACTGGAAGTACAGGAATCAAAAGGCTCACTGGATAATATCAGCAAAATTCACGAAAGCAATTATAAGCATATAGGCATTGTCCAATCAGACACCCTCGAATACCTCCAGTCGTCCAATGATCATAGGCTACGGACAAAAGCTGAGCATATAAAAATGATTATCCCCCTCTACAATGAAGAAGTGCATATCTTAGCCCATAATTCCATAAGAACCCTTTCAGGCCTGAACGGCAAAAAGATTTCAATAGGGTCGGAAAAAAGCGGTACAGCAATGACCGCATCCCTTTTATTGAAGAAATCAAAAGTTACCCCAAGTGAGATAATTTACACAGGTGCCGAGCAAGGACTGAGCGCACTCCGCTCAAAGAAAATAGATGCCATGGTGTATGTTTCTGGATATCCCGTCAGCCTTTTTTCACAAATTGTTGCTGCTGATAAATTACACCTCGTCCCCATAGAGGGTCGGCCGATCAAAGGCTCCTATATCATGTCCTGCATACCGGCAGGGACCTACACGTGGCAAGATAATATTGTACCAACAATTGCTGTAAAAGCTGTCCTTGCAGGATATGACTATGATGAAAAGCAACAGCACTCAAGAGACGTATGTGAAATCGGTAAAATTATACACACCAACATTGATTGGCTGAAAAAAAATGGGCACTCAAAATGGAGCAATGTGCGATTAAATGATAGCTTAGCAGGCTGGGAAAAGAATGGATGTATTCATGATGCCGTTCAGCGTTGA
- a CDS encoding OmpW family outer membrane protein produces the protein MKKLIATGAVLLLTNGGAQVLHAEALQATQETQQETQARDWAFSGYIGVADFESEEKPDPYQPGMSHDMNSDEAYKVGLILSKYYNNFSFNLGIELMQEVTVHDEDGNELAEHSHIPVSLGMNYHFDTSLIDPYIGAGVGYSFNNFSESAFINEQGMSMDVDDSPFYYLTAGVEYPFSDNYAVFLAGQYTIGDTDITGYAQSPAGTIQLEDESTLDRYEMNIGLKYFF, from the coding sequence ATGAAGAAACTGATAGCAACAGGCGCTGTTCTCCTGCTGACCAACGGAGGAGCCCAGGTGCTGCACGCAGAGGCGCTGCAAGCGACACAGGAGACACAACAGGAAACGCAGGCCCGTGACTGGGCGTTCAGCGGATATATCGGCGTCGCAGATTTTGAGAGCGAGGAGAAACCAGATCCCTACCAGCCAGGAATGTCACACGACATGAACTCTGATGAGGCGTATAAGGTCGGGCTCATCCTCAGTAAATACTACAACAACTTCTCCTTCAACCTCGGGATAGAACTCATGCAGGAGGTAACGGTACACGACGAAGACGGCAATGAACTTGCGGAGCACAGCCATATCCCCGTTTCCCTAGGCATGAATTATCATTTCGACACCAGCCTGATAGATCCTTATATTGGTGCAGGCGTGGGGTACTCCTTTAATAATTTCTCAGAAAGTGCCTTCATCAACGAGCAAGGGATGAGCATGGACGTGGACGACAGTCCGTTTTACTACCTGACAGCTGGCGTCGAGTACCCGTTCAGCGATAACTACGCTGTTTTTCTCGCAGGACAATATACCATCGGTGATACTGATATTACGGGATATGCGCAAAGCCCGGCAGGAACAATACAGCTCGAAGATGAGAGCACGTTAGATCGCTACGAAATGAACATAGGGCTGAAGTACTTCTTCTAA
- a CDS encoding pilin, which yields MLKTMRYIQELMYVIAIIALLSALAIRSYRLSLMKAEVMSVVSGVFESAKRDSLVYLALHGEFPENTAQALSSGLTESYESLANDYKTVIEQGAINITFREDHRQLPGKTLTMRPVVQDDDPVGAVHWVCGNKKGESGWKFFGVDRTDIDDRYLPAVLK from the coding sequence ATGCTTAAAACCATGCGATACATCCAGGAACTTATGTATGTCATTGCGATTATCGCTCTTCTTTCCGCACTTGCTATCAGGTCATATCGTCTCTCGCTGATGAAAGCGGAAGTAATGAGTGTGGTCAGCGGTGTTTTTGAATCGGCCAAAAGGGACAGCCTTGTTTATCTTGCCCTGCATGGCGAATTCCCTGAAAATACTGCGCAGGCACTTTCATCGGGATTAACAGAAAGCTATGAATCATTGGCAAACGATTATAAGACGGTCATTGAGCAGGGGGCGATCAATATCACCTTCAGGGAAGATCATAGACAGCTTCCAGGTAAAACCCTGACCATGCGCCCTGTGGTCCAGGATGATGATCCAGTGGGAGCTGTTCACTGGGTTTGCGGTAATAAAAAAGGCGAGAGCGGCTGGAAATTCTTCGGCGTTGACCGCACCGACATTGACGACAGATATCTTCCTGCTGTCTTGAAATGA
- a CDS encoding pilin, translating to MKNSSQGFTLIELMIVIAIMGILSTIALPSYQDRVIRAQIQEAFHLAEFAKEGVEEYYKTAQKLPGDNATAGLPAPEKIIGNYVDGLAISNGGVIEISLGSRGNKNIQGKTVSLRPAIVEDAPMVPIAWVVGYASVPKGMTVQGENRTDVLLRHLPMSCRY from the coding sequence ATGAAAAACAGCAGTCAGGGGTTTACGTTAATTGAGCTTATGATTGTAATCGCCATTATGGGAATTCTTTCAACCATAGCCCTTCCCTCGTACCAGGACCGTGTCATCAGAGCCCAGATTCAGGAGGCGTTTCATCTGGCCGAATTCGCTAAGGAAGGGGTGGAGGAATATTATAAAACAGCACAGAAACTGCCGGGAGACAATGCGACGGCAGGGCTGCCCGCCCCAGAAAAGATCATCGGCAATTATGTGGACGGCCTTGCAATCTCCAACGGCGGAGTCATTGAGATCAGCTTGGGGAGCAGAGGGAATAAAAATATCCAAGGAAAAACAGTTAGTCTTCGACCAGCCATTGTTGAGGATGCGCCTATGGTACCCATTGCCTGGGTGGTTGGCTATGCCTCGGTACCGAAGGGCATGACTGTACAGGGAGAAAACAGGACCGATGTTCTGCTCCGCCATCTCCCGATGAGCTGCCGCTACTGA
- a CDS encoding DUF2339 domain-containing protein, with amino-acid sequence MGTIKTIISIIAGGILFAWIFDDAEGLLVGMTLGFLLARSSGQKNLLKRMEKRLEEHEALLQSLEKSSEDHAVVPAQSSAKKQKEQSAAHQVHQTTEAAKPEEVFVPTEKKTDDKAEKKQSEQGQSRLEPDKSVSTPSFVPPSIPSSAPPTADPFERMLAYLWNFFTQGNVVLRVGLLVLFFGVSFLLKYAAERNMLPIELRLLGVALAGIAMLLFGWKLRLKRSGFALLMQGGGIGLLFLDVFAAFKLYHLLPAPLAFAVMVGLVCTSAALALLQDAKSLALFGATGGFLAPVLLSTGSGNHVALFSYYALLNAGILIIAWFKAWRELNLLGFFFTLGIGSYWGVSSYEPRYLASTEPFLVLFFVMFTLIGVLFAFRQPPKLRGYVDGTLVFGTPIICFSLQTGLVKDMKYGLAISALLVSLFYIGLARFLWNKGDERLRQGMRTLTEAFLALGIVFVTLAVPLALSGRWTAVTWALEGAALIWVGVRQNRLLPRNFGILLQFVAAFFFLASGSFSGERMILFNGVYLGCLIISLSSLFSSWYLYRAENLRGFERYHHLLLFIWGSVWWFGGGINELNYQLVPYYTHQNYAVLLFIGLSCAAMITLARRISWPIAAWPSLGFLPMMVVVSLDTFGWQGFFRSSHFFAHLGWLAWPVFFLLLHYCLHLGCIGGRMGGKGLPTVLLRLTHVGVYLLLVLILTSEAAWQVYHLTGGIGAWNLIVWGLVPAALLQLVQSERLTRYWPLSDYAVQYQEEGSAIFAVLLWGWVLMGSLLSSGNAAPLPFVPIFNPLELSQLIVFLIICRWLLLRREYVSSRIPLPIFIAIGGATAFLWLNAALARAVHHFAAVPFDKGAMLDSQLYQAALAILWGTLALILMVTAHRLKHRTLWLVGAGLVGITVTKLFLIDLANSGTVERIVSFLAVGVLLMIIGYFAPLPPARIEQEKIS; translated from the coding sequence ATGGGCACGATCAAAACGATCATCAGTATCATTGCAGGCGGTATCCTGTTCGCTTGGATTTTCGATGATGCGGAAGGGCTGCTTGTCGGGATGACGCTCGGTTTCCTGCTGGCCCGAAGTTCGGGCCAGAAGAACTTGCTGAAGCGCATGGAAAAGCGGCTGGAGGAGCATGAAGCTCTGCTTCAATCTCTTGAAAAAAGCTCTGAAGATCATGCCGTTGTTCCTGCTCAATCTTCAGCAAAGAAACAGAAAGAACAGAGCGCAGCTCATCAAGTTCATCAGACAACCGAAGCCGCGAAGCCGGAGGAAGTATTCGTTCCGACTGAGAAAAAAACTGACGATAAAGCAGAGAAAAAACAGAGCGAGCAGGGGCAGAGCCGCCTGGAACCGGATAAGTCGGTAAGTACTCCTTCCTTTGTTCCTCCTTCAATACCCTCCAGTGCGCCGCCGACCGCTGACCCCTTTGAGCGGATGCTTGCTTACCTGTGGAATTTTTTCACCCAGGGTAATGTGGTGCTGCGGGTGGGCCTGCTGGTTCTTTTCTTCGGGGTTTCTTTTCTCCTTAAATACGCTGCTGAACGCAATATGCTGCCCATTGAGCTGCGCCTGCTCGGTGTGGCCTTGGCAGGGATTGCCATGCTGCTCTTTGGCTGGAAGCTGCGGCTGAAACGAAGCGGTTTTGCTCTGCTGATGCAGGGCGGAGGAATTGGCCTGCTCTTTCTTGATGTCTTTGCGGCCTTTAAGCTGTATCATTTACTGCCTGCGCCCTTGGCCTTTGCCGTGATGGTGGGGCTGGTTTGCACCTCGGCGGCCCTGGCCCTGTTGCAGGATGCCAAGTCGCTGGCCCTGTTCGGAGCAACTGGCGGTTTTCTGGCCCCGGTCCTGCTTTCCACCGGCAGCGGCAACCATGTGGCCCTGTTTAGCTATTATGCCCTGCTCAATGCCGGTATCCTGATCATTGCTTGGTTTAAGGCCTGGCGGGAACTGAATTTGCTCGGCTTTTTCTTTACTCTGGGGATCGGTAGTTATTGGGGGGTGAGCAGTTATGAACCCCGTTATCTTGCCTCGACTGAGCCCTTTCTTGTTCTCTTTTTTGTGATGTTCACCCTGATCGGTGTCCTGTTCGCCTTTCGGCAACCGCCTAAACTGCGGGGCTATGTGGACGGCACCCTGGTTTTCGGCACCCCGATTATTTGTTTTTCCCTCCAAACTGGCCTAGTCAAGGATATGAAATACGGGCTGGCAATCAGCGCCCTGTTAGTCAGTCTTTTTTATATCGGATTGGCACGGTTCCTTTGGAATAAGGGAGATGAGCGGCTGCGTCAGGGGATGCGTACCCTGACCGAGGCCTTTCTCGCTCTGGGGATCGTCTTTGTTACCTTAGCTGTGCCCTTGGCTCTGAGCGGCAGATGGACAGCTGTAACCTGGGCTTTGGAAGGGGCTGCTTTAATTTGGGTGGGTGTGCGCCAGAATCGGCTGCTCCCTAGAAATTTCGGGATCCTGCTTCAGTTTGTTGCAGCCTTCTTTTTTCTAGCCAGCGGCTCTTTTTCTGGTGAACGGATGATTCTGTTCAATGGGGTGTACCTGGGGTGCCTGATAATCAGTCTTTCCTCCCTTTTTTCCTCCTGGTATCTCTACCGGGCAGAGAACCTGCGCGGTTTTGAGCGTTATCACCATCTCCTGCTTTTTATTTGGGGAAGCGTTTGGTGGTTCGGCGGTGGCATCAATGAACTGAATTACCAGCTTGTTCCTTATTATACCCATCAGAATTATGCGGTTCTGCTCTTTATCGGGCTGAGCTGTGCCGCCATGATCACGCTGGCCCGGCGGATTTCCTGGCCCATAGCGGCCTGGCCGAGTTTGGGCTTCCTGCCCATGATGGTTGTAGTGAGTTTGGATACCTTTGGTTGGCAGGGCTTTTTCAGGAGCAGTCATTTCTTTGCCCATTTGGGTTGGCTGGCTTGGCCGGTGTTCTTTCTCCTGCTCCATTATTGCCTTCATCTAGGGTGCATAGGTGGGCGTATGGGGGGGAAAGGGTTGCCGACAGTACTGCTCCGCCTCACTCATGTCGGCGTGTATCTCCTCCTCGTTCTGATCCTGACCTCAGAGGCTGCTTGGCAGGTTTATCACTTGACCGGTGGAATCGGGGCCTGGAATCTGATTGTCTGGGGGCTGGTTCCAGCCGCTTTGTTACAACTTGTACAAAGCGAGCGTTTGACCCGATACTGGCCTCTTTCCGATTATGCTGTTCAGTATCAGGAGGAGGGTTCAGCCATCTTTGCGGTGTTGCTTTGGGGGTGGGTGCTGATGGGTTCCTTGCTCAGCTCCGGTAATGCTGCTCCCTTGCCTTTTGTTCCAATTTTTAACCCGCTGGAGCTGAGCCAGCTCATTGTGTTCCTCATTATTTGCCGTTGGCTGCTGCTGCGCAGGGAGTATGTCAGTTCCCGGATCCCATTGCCCATCTTTATCGCTATAGGCGGGGCTACGGCCTTTCTTTGGCTCAATGCGGCGTTGGCCCGCGCTGTCCATCATTTTGCCGCAGTGCCCTTTGACAAAGGGGCTATGCTAGACTCCCAGCTCTATCAGGCCGCACTTGCTATTCTTTGGGGAACCCTTGCTTTGATCCTGATGGTGACAGCCCACCGTCTGAAACACCGTACTCTTTGGTTGGTCGGGGCAGGGCTGGTTGGTATCACGGTGACCAAACTTTTTCTGATTGATCTGGCGAACAGCGGTACTGTGGAACGGATCGTTTCCTTTTTAGCGGTCGGTGTTCTGCTGATGATCATCGGCTATTTTGCACCCTTACCCCCTGCGCGGATCGAACAGGAGAAAATATCATGA
- a CDS encoding DUF3999 domain-containing protein yields the protein MQNFLIQAFVFVCSFVYVFPVQASGNDNNRPLQRDDFAYGMDLTISGNHAIYGLTIPAAIYQGCTTSDLGDLRVFNASHPVPHLLRSQVSKETKRPAQALPFFPLLSDIQGGSGSPPDLHIATNSQGTIIDIRQNAPGGRSQMNQIITAYVLDTSGLEQPADWLELAWEGQGEQFSTSVRLDSSDDLNSWQTQVRSAALAELRFGSHTLLRKRISVPQGIHRKTYLRLSWPVGKDGARVTGVRAGYNREEQALPRTALALVGKDLPVAEQGAARYLYDSKGFFPVDQLNIDLPEQNSLSQVSVFSKADEESSWQRRASLLAYRLTVEGVNMESGMITINRTTDRYWLLEVEDNSGIQQAPTLELGWLPGQLVFMAQGEKPYTVAYGRAGLGAARSQVDRLLKAVDPQSAKKLVAPAQAGSQKILGGKELLEVAEGLPWRRWLLWMVLVAGVLVVGMMALKLYKEMNGQQPPQNV from the coding sequence TTGCAAAATTTTCTTATTCAGGCCTTTGTTTTTGTATGCAGTTTTGTGTATGTCTTCCCTGTCCAAGCCAGTGGGAATGATAATAACCGACCCTTGCAGCGTGATGATTTTGCCTATGGCATGGATCTCACGATCAGCGGTAACCATGCCATTTACGGACTGACTATCCCGGCAGCAATCTATCAGGGCTGTACCACATCCGATCTCGGCGACCTGCGGGTCTTTAACGCCAGCCATCCCGTGCCCCATCTCCTTCGATCTCAAGTAAGTAAGGAAACAAAACGACCAGCCCAGGCTCTGCCTTTTTTCCCCCTGCTCAGCGATATACAGGGCGGCAGCGGTTCTCCTCCTGATCTCCATATCGCCACCAATAGTCAAGGAACCATTATTGATATTCGGCAAAATGCTCCTGGCGGGAGGAGTCAGATGAACCAGATCATTACGGCTTATGTTCTCGATACCAGTGGCTTGGAGCAGCCTGCGGACTGGCTGGAGCTGGCCTGGGAGGGGCAGGGGGAGCAGTTTTCCACCTCGGTACGACTGGACAGCAGTGATGATTTGAATAGCTGGCAAACCCAGGTTCGTTCAGCAGCCCTGGCAGAACTTCGTTTCGGCAGCCATACTCTGCTGCGTAAAAGGATTAGCGTGCCCCAAGGCATTCATCGGAAGACCTATCTCCGCCTGTCCTGGCCTGTTGGCAAGGACGGGGCGAGGGTGACCGGTGTCAGGGCCGGATATAATCGGGAGGAGCAGGCCCTGCCTCGCACGGCGCTCGCGCTGGTCGGTAAAGATTTGCCTGTTGCCGAGCAGGGAGCAGCGCGGTACCTGTATGACAGCAAGGGATTTTTTCCGGTGGATCAGCTCAATATTGACCTGCCTGAACAGAACTCTCTCTCTCAGGTTTCTGTGTTTTCTAAGGCCGATGAAGAGTCCTCCTGGCAGCGGCGGGCCTCCTTGCTGGCCTATAGATTGACCGTTGAAGGCGTGAATATGGAGAGCGGGATGATCACCATCAATCGCACCACTGATCGCTATTGGCTGCTAGAGGTTGAGGATAACAGCGGTATTCAGCAGGCACCGACCTTGGAATTGGGCTGGCTGCCCGGACAGCTGGTCTTTATGGCGCAGGGAGAGAAACCATACACCGTGGCCTACGGACGTGCCGGTTTGGGAGCAGCACGCTCCCAGGTGGATCGTCTTCTCAAGGCCGTTGATCCGCAGAGCGCAAAGAAGCTGGTTGCGCCTGCACAGGCCGGATCGCAGAAAATTCTCGGAGGTAAGGAACTGCTTGAAGTTGCTGAGGGATTGCCTTGGCGTCGTTGGTTGCTCTGGATGGTTCTGGTTGCCGGGGTGTTGGTTGTCGGGATGATGGCTTTGAAGCTGTACAAGGAGATGAATGGGCAGCAACCGCCGCAGAATGTGTGA
- a CDS encoding prepilin-type N-terminal cleavage/methylation domain-containing protein, producing MKNNNGFTLIELTVVIAIIGILAAVAIPNFIAYRDKAYLCEGYALAAPVRKDVADYYDHQGIFPADNAVLGFPEAIRGKYVGSIKVKNGSIEIKYKEESRQSRVTLTLHPVVSSEDPTGPVTWEEKRSAVN from the coding sequence ATGAAAAACAATAACGGATTCACCTTGATCGAACTGACGGTTGTCATAGCCATTATTGGGATCCTCGCTGCTGTGGCCATACCCAACTTTATAGCGTACCGCGATAAAGCGTATCTCTGTGAAGGATATGCGCTGGCTGCACCGGTAAGAAAGGATGTGGCGGATTATTATGACCATCAAGGGATATTCCCGGCGGATAATGCCGTCCTTGGTTTTCCAGAAGCGATCAGGGGCAAATATGTTGGAAGTATAAAGGTAAAAAACGGCAGCATTGAAATAAAATATAAAGAAGAAAGCAGGCAGAGCAGGGTGACTCTAACCCTGCATCCTGTTGTGAGCAGCGAAGATCCCACAGGACCGGTTACATGGGAAGAAAAACGTTCCGCAGTTAATTAA
- a CDS encoding type II secretion system F family protein translates to MMRSRLSPDELGIFYRQLAVMLRSGVALPEAVTALSAEKELPRIKKRVGRIKKDMAAGCSFTECLTGQRDLFNPALAKILALDHNAQTADILIRFAEIEERSSEIGNTPKTLLKSLLFYPSIVLCIVITITFLMLIFVIPVFEEMFASMGGGLPAPTQLVFDISMMITGNSLNPILLLIIIIALLISAKFFFYWAAGKIPTFRALLEKIAVAEFAEYFSLMIAAGLPFKESLAGSADSVKNPCFAARLKKSIARVADIPDLQMEMKKSGLFPEMLIQVVTVSCTPENIGAAMGEAAAFYSKNARKTATKKLALFEMFILFFLSVFVGGLVISMYLPIFTMADAI, encoded by the coding sequence ATGATGCGCAGCAGATTATCCCCGGATGAACTCGGTATTTTTTATCGGCAGCTGGCAGTGATGCTCAGGTCGGGCGTAGCGTTGCCGGAAGCGGTGACGGCATTGAGTGCGGAAAAAGAATTGCCCCGGATCAAAAAAAGGGTCGGGCGCATCAAAAAGGACATGGCAGCGGGCTGTTCTTTTACAGAGTGTCTGACAGGGCAGCGTGATCTTTTCAATCCTGCTTTGGCGAAAATACTGGCTTTGGACCATAATGCACAGACAGCAGACATCCTGATACGATTCGCCGAGATAGAGGAACGATCCTCGGAGATCGGCAACACCCCAAAAACCCTTCTGAAATCATTATTGTTTTATCCTTCAATCGTGTTGTGTATTGTTATTACAATAACTTTCCTTATGCTCATCTTTGTTATTCCTGTTTTTGAGGAAATGTTTGCAAGTATGGGGGGGGGCTTGCCCGCACCGACACAATTGGTTTTTGATATCAGCATGATGATCACAGGAAATTCTCTCAATCCGATCCTGCTGCTTATTATCATTATCGCCTTGCTGATTTCCGCCAAATTTTTTTTCTACTGGGCCGCCGGGAAAATACCGACTTTCAGAGCCCTTCTGGAAAAAATTGCTGTTGCGGAATTTGCTGAATATTTTTCACTTATGATAGCAGCAGGTCTTCCCTTCAAGGAGTCTCTTGCAGGTTCGGCTGACTCGGTTAAAAACCCCTGTTTTGCGGCACGGTTAAAAAAAAGTATCGCCAGGGTAGCGGATATCCCTGACCTGCAGATGGAGATGAAGAAAAGCGGGTTGTTCCCGGAAATGCTGATACAGGTCGTGACGGTCTCCTGCACACCGGAAAATATCGGTGCTGCAATGGGGGAAGCCGCAGCTTTTTACAGTAAGAATGCTAGAAAAACAGCGACGAAAAAATTAGCTCTGTTCGAGATGTTCATTTTGTTCTTTCTCAGCGTGTTCGTCGGCGGTCTGGTCATCAGTATGTACCTGCCGATTTTTACAATGGCCGATGCAATCTGA